One Staphylococcus simiae genomic region harbors:
- a CDS encoding 2-oxoglutarate dehydrogenase E1 component — MTNERKEVTEAPVNFGANLGLMLDLYDDFLQDPSSVPEDLQVLFNAIKNDDATVPTSHGVSSQNSDGTIKRVMRLIDNIRQYGHLKADIYPVNPPKRNHVPRLEIEEFDLDKETLEEISAGIVSDHFSEIYDNAYEAILRMEKRYKGPIAFEYTHINNNTERGWLKRRIETPYKVTLNNSEKKDLFKKLAYVEGFEKYLHKNFVGAKRFSIEGVDALVPMLQRTITLAGKEGINNIQIGMAHRGRLNVLTHVLEKPYEMMISEFMHTDPMKFLPKDGSLELTAGWTGDVKYHLGGIKTTDSYGTTQRIALANNPSHLEIVAPVVEGRTRAAQDDTHRAGAPTTDHHKAMPIIIHGDAAYPGQGINFETMNLGNLKGYTTGGSLHIITNNRIGFTTEPIDGRSTTYSTDVAKGYDVPIFHVNADDVEATIEAIDIAMEFRKEFHKDVVIDLVGYRRYGHNEMDEPSITNPLPYQNIRKHDSVEYVFGNKLVEEGVMTEEEMNSVIDNVQKELRQAHDKIDKADKMDNPDMEKPEDLALPLQADEQSFSYDHLKEINDAMLTYPEGFHILKKLNKVLEKRHEPFNKEDGLVDWAQAEQLAFATILQDGTPIRLTGQDSERGTFSHRHAVLHDEETGETYTPLHHVPHQKATFDIHNSPLSEAAVVGFEYGYNVENKESFNIWEAQYGDFANMAQMIFDNFLFSSRAKWGERSGLTLFLPHSYEGQGPEHSSARLERFLQLAAENNSTVVNLSSSSNYFHLLRAQAASLGTEQMRPLVVMSPKSLLRNKTVAKPIDEFTSGGFQPILVEEHQQDKVTKVILATGKMFIDLKEQLAKNPDDSVLLVAVERLYPFPQEEIDALLSQLPNLTEVSWVQEEPKNQGAWLFVYPYIKALVADKYDLSYHGRIQRAAPAEGDGEIHKLVQSKIIEYALKNN, encoded by the coding sequence ATGACTAACGAAAGAAAAGAAGTGACAGAGGCGCCTGTAAACTTTGGTGCAAATCTAGGCTTAATGCTAGATTTATATGATGATTTTCTGCAAGATCCATCATCTGTACCTGAAGATTTACAAGTCTTGTTTAATGCAATAAAAAATGATGATGCTACTGTTCCAACATCACATGGAGTAAGTAGTCAAAATAGTGATGGAACAATTAAACGTGTGATGCGCTTAATAGATAACATTAGACAATATGGGCATTTAAAAGCTGATATCTATCCTGTTAATCCTCCAAAGCGTAATCATGTTCCTAGATTAGAAATTGAAGAATTTGATTTAGACAAAGAGACTTTGGAAGAGATTTCTGCAGGTATTGTTTCCGATCATTTTTCAGAAATTTATGACAATGCATATGAAGCAATTTTAAGAATGGAAAAGCGTTATAAAGGACCAATTGCTTTTGAATATACACATATTAACAATAATACTGAACGTGGTTGGTTAAAACGACGCATTGAAACGCCATATAAAGTGACGCTAAATAATAGTGAGAAAAAAGATTTGTTTAAAAAATTAGCATATGTTGAAGGCTTTGAAAAATATTTACACAAAAACTTTGTAGGGGCCAAACGTTTTTCAATTGAAGGGGTAGATGCGTTAGTACCAATGTTACAACGCACAATTACATTAGCTGGTAAAGAAGGTATTAATAATATTCAAATTGGAATGGCTCACCGTGGACGTTTAAATGTCTTAACACATGTGTTAGAAAAACCATATGAAATGATGATTTCAGAATTTATGCATACAGATCCAATGAAATTCTTACCTAAAGATGGTAGTTTAGAGCTAACTGCTGGTTGGACAGGTGATGTTAAATATCACTTAGGTGGTATTAAGACGACTGATTCATACGGAACGACACAACGAATTGCTTTAGCCAATAACCCAAGTCACCTAGAAATCGTTGCGCCTGTTGTAGAAGGTAGAACAAGAGCAGCTCAAGACGATACACATCGTGCTGGTGCACCAACGACAGATCATCATAAAGCTATGCCAATTATTATACATGGTGATGCAGCATATCCAGGTCAAGGTATTAACTTTGAGACGATGAACTTAGGTAATCTTAAAGGATATACAACTGGTGGTTCATTGCATATTATCACAAACAACAGAATTGGTTTTACAACAGAACCCATTGACGGTCGCTCAACAACTTATTCAACTGATGTTGCTAAAGGTTACGATGTTCCAATTTTCCATGTTAATGCTGATGATGTGGAAGCAACAATCGAAGCCATTGATATTGCTATGGAATTTAGAAAAGAATTTCATAAAGACGTTGTTATAGATTTAGTAGGTTATCGTCGTTATGGACATAATGAAATGGATGAACCATCTATTACCAACCCACTACCGTATCAAAATATTCGTAAACACGATTCAGTAGAATATGTCTTTGGTAACAAGCTTGTTGAAGAAGGTGTCATGACTGAAGAAGAAATGAATTCAGTTATTGATAATGTTCAAAAAGAATTAAGACAAGCACATGATAAAATTGATAAAGCTGATAAAATGGATAACCCAGATATGGAAAAACCTGAAGATTTAGCATTACCACTACAAGCTGATGAACAAAGTTTCAGTTATGATCATTTAAAAGAAATTAATGATGCCATGCTTACTTATCCAGAAGGATTCCATATTTTAAAAAAATTAAATAAAGTACTTGAAAAACGTCATGAACCATTTAATAAAGAAGATGGTTTAGTGGATTGGGCTCAAGCAGAACAATTAGCCTTTGCTACAATTCTTCAAGATGGTACACCAATTCGATTAACTGGACAAGATAGTGAACGTGGTACTTTTAGTCATCGTCATGCAGTATTACATGATGAAGAAACTGGAGAAACATATACACCTTTACATCACGTGCCACACCAAAAAGCAACATTTGATATTCATAACTCACCATTGTCTGAAGCTGCTGTGGTTGGATTTGAATATGGTTACAACGTTGAAAATAAAGAAAGTTTCAATATTTGGGAAGCTCAATATGGTGATTTTGCTAACATGGCACAAATGATATTTGATAACTTCTTATTCAGTTCACGAGCTAAATGGGGAGAACGCTCAGGTTTAACATTATTCCTACCTCATTCATACGAAGGTCAAGGGCCTGAACACTCATCAGCAAGATTAGAACGTTTCTTACAACTGGCAGCTGAAAATAATAGTACAGTGGTCAACTTATCCAGCTCAAGTAACTACTTCCATTTATTACGTGCTCAAGCAGCAAGTTTAGGTACAGAACAAATGCGTCCGTTAGTTGTTATGTCACCGAAAAGTTTATTACGTAATAAAACAGTCGCAAAACCAATTGATGAATTCACAAGTGGTGGTTTCCAACCTATCTTAGTTGAAGAACATCAACAAGATAAAGTAACAAAAGTAATTTTAGCAACTGGTAAAATGTTTATTGATTTAAAAGAACAACTTGCAAAAAATCCTGATGATTCTGTCTTACTTGTAGCAGTTGAAAGACTGTATCCATTCCCACAAGAGGAAATTGATGCACTATTATCACAATTACCTAATTTAACAGAAGTATCATGGGTACAAGAAGAGCCTAAGAATCAAGGAGCATGGTTATTTGTATATCCATATATCAAAGCATTAGTTGCAGATAAATATGATTTAAGTTATCATGGCAGAATTCAAAGAGCTGCTCCAGCAGAAGGCGATGGGGAAATCCATAAGTTGGTGCAAAGTAAAATCATTGAATATGCATTAAAAAATAACTAG
- a CDS encoding HAMP domain-containing sensor histidine kinase: protein MKKRKLRHNWILVTTMITFFTILLFCLIIIFFLKDTLHNSELDDAERSSSDINNLFHSKSVKNISALDLNASLGNFQEIIIYDDHNNKLFETSNDNTVHVVPDFDYGHTDRIMMKNYHGVDYLIITEPIVTKDFKGYSLLIHSLENYDNIVKSLYIIAFAFGVIATIITATISYVFSSQITKPLVTLSNKMIKIRRDGFQNKLQLNTNYEEIENLASTFNAMMSQIEESFNQQRQFVEDASHELRTPLQIIQGHLNLIQRWGKKDPAVLEESLNISIEEMNRIIKLVEELLQLTKGDVNDISSDKQVVNINDEITSRIHSLKQLHPDYRFETNLTSKTLEIKMKPHQFEQLFLIFIDNAIKYDNQHKHIVVSMFLKNKQKIIEIRDHGMGIPKEDQEFIFDRFYRVDKSRARSQGGNGLGLSIAQKIIQMNGGTIQIDSDINEGTTFKIIF, encoded by the coding sequence ATGAAAAAGAGAAAATTAAGACATAATTGGATACTTGTTACGACAATGATTACTTTCTTTACCATCTTATTATTTTGCCTAATTATTATTTTCTTTTTAAAAGATACTTTGCATAATAGTGAGCTAGATGATGCAGAACGAAGTTCCAGTGACATCAATAATTTATTTCATTCTAAAAGTGTTAAAAATATTTCGGCACTTGATTTAAATGCATCTTTAGGCAATTTTCAAGAAATAATCATTTATGACGATCATAATAATAAATTATTTGAAACATCAAATGATAATACCGTGCATGTTGTTCCTGATTTTGATTATGGACATACTGATAGAATAATGATGAAAAATTATCATGGGGTAGATTATCTCATTATTACCGAACCAATAGTAACCAAAGATTTCAAAGGTTATAGCTTATTAATCCACTCTCTAGAAAATTATGATAATATTGTTAAATCATTATACATCATTGCATTTGCATTCGGCGTTATTGCAACTATTATTACAGCGACGATTAGTTACGTATTTTCTTCACAAATCACCAAGCCATTAGTTACGTTATCTAATAAAATGATTAAAATTAGACGAGATGGTTTTCAAAATAAATTACAATTAAATACAAACTATGAAGAAATTGAAAATTTAGCAAGTACATTTAATGCCATGATGAGTCAAATTGAAGAATCATTCAATCAACAGCGACAATTTGTAGAAGATGCTTCTCATGAATTACGAACACCATTACAAATTATTCAAGGGCATTTAAATCTTATTCAACGTTGGGGAAAAAAAGATCCAGCCGTATTAGAAGAATCTTTAAATATTTCAATTGAAGAAATGAATCGCATTATTAAATTAGTAGAAGAATTATTGCAATTAACAAAAGGCGATGTGAATGATATTTCTTCTGACAAACAAGTTGTTAATATTAATGATGAGATTACCTCCCGCATACATTCATTAAAACAATTACATCCAGATTATCGTTTCGAGACAAATCTAACTTCAAAGACTTTAGAAATTAAAATGAAACCACATCAATTTGAACAGTTATTTTTAATCTTTATAGATAATGCTATAAAATATGATAATCAACACAAGCATATCGTGGTGAGTATGTTTTTGAAAAATAAGCAAAAAATTATTGAAATACGAGATCATGGTATGGGGATACCGAAAGAAGATCAAGAATTTATTTTCGATAGATTTTATCGAGTTGATAAATCTCGAGCTAGAAGCCAAGGTGGTAATGGACTTGGTTTATCCATTGCTCAAAAAATCATTCAAATGAATGGTGGTACAATACAAATTGACAGTGACATAAATGAAGGTACAACATTTAAAATTATCTTTTAA
- a CDS encoding response regulator transcription factor, producing the protein MTHILIVEDEQNLARFIELELTHENYKVDIEYDGQQGLNQALNNQYDLIILDLMLPSINGLEICRKIRQQQETPIIIITAKSDTYDKVAGLDYGADDYIVKPFDIEELLARIRAILRRQPQKDIIDVHGVTIDKNAFKVTFEGHEIDLTKTEYDLLYVLAENRNHVLQREQILNHVWGYNSEVETNVVDVYIRYLRNKLKPYNRDKMIETVRGVGYVIR; encoded by the coding sequence ATGACACATATTTTGATTGTTGAAGATGAGCAAAATTTAGCAAGGTTTATAGAATTAGAATTGACACATGAGAATTATAAAGTAGATATAGAGTATGATGGACAACAAGGATTGAATCAGGCTTTAAATAATCAATATGATTTAATTATTCTAGATTTGATGCTTCCAAGTATTAATGGTCTTGAAATTTGTCGCAAGATTAGACAACAGCAAGAAACACCCATTATTATCATTACAGCGAAAAGTGATACATATGATAAAGTGGCAGGTTTAGATTATGGGGCAGATGATTATATCGTCAAGCCATTTGATATTGAAGAATTGTTAGCAAGAATAAGAGCAATATTACGTCGTCAACCACAAAAAGATATTATTGATGTACATGGCGTAACTATAGATAAAAATGCTTTTAAAGTGACATTTGAAGGTCATGAAATTGATTTAACGAAAACTGAATATGACTTATTATATGTTCTTGCCGAAAATCGTAATCATGTTTTACAGCGTGAACAAATTTTAAATCACGTTTGGGGATATAATAGTGAAGTTGAAACAAATGTTGTTGATGTCTATATCCGCTATTTACGTAATAAATTAAAACCATATAATCGGGATAAAATGATAGAAACCGTGCGTGGTGTAGGATATGTGATTAGATGA